A window of the Cololabis saira isolate AMF1-May2022 chromosome 19, fColSai1.1, whole genome shotgun sequence genome harbors these coding sequences:
- the LOC133419672 gene encoding heparan sulfate glucosamine 3-O-sulfotransferase 3B1-like, translated as MEYSLLYFHSVHAVWSSSPVKKKLVLLSIMFLLWLYLLYSCVGSCATVPSSLLLEPGSSSALGRRAEGSTGTGTGGPGALGAKPDLVSRLLAKPQPWEDVESDYEEPPVPVRPAASRRDLLDDSDPEPDRDPDRESRAPEPSAMSSFSNGSGSKKLPRALIVGVKKGGTRALLEFLRVHPDIRAVGAEPHFFDRNYDNGLEWYRELMPKTLEGQITMEKTPSYFVTREAPARISAMSRDTKLIVVVRDPVTRAISDYTQTLSKKPDIPSFESLTFKNRTTGLIDTSWSAIQIGIYAKHLDNWLQYFPMEQILFVSGERLISDPAGELGRVQDFLGLKRIITDKHFYFNQTKGFPCLKKAEGSSKPHCLGKTKGRTHPNIHPEVVQRLRDFYRPFNMKFYQMTGQNFGWD; from the exons ATGGAATATAGCCTGCTTTATTTCCACAGCGTGCACGCCGTCTGGTCCAGCAGCCCGGTGAAGAAGAAGCTGGTCCTGCTCAGCATCATGTTCCTGCTCTGGCTCTACCTGCTCTACTCCTGCGTGGGCTCCTGCGCCACGGTGCCCAGCAGCCTGCTGCTGGAGCCGGGCTCCAGCTCCGCCTTGGGCCGCAGGGCGGAGGGCAGCACCGGCACCGGTACCGGGGGCCCCGGGGCCCTGGGGGCCAAGCCGGACCTGGTGTCCAGGCTGCTGGCCAAGCCGCAGCCCTGGGAGGACGTGGAGAGCGACTACGAGGAGCCGCCGGTGCCGGTGCGCCCCGCCGCCTCCAGGAGAGACCTGCTGGACGACTCGGACCCGGagccggaccgggacccggaccGGGAGTCCCGGGCCCCCGAGCCCAGCGCCATGTCCAGCTTCTCCAACGGCTCCGGCTCCAAGAAGCTGCCCCGGGCTCTGATCGTCGGGGTGAAGAAGGGGGGGACCCGGGCTCTGCTGGAGTTCCTGCGGGTTCACCCGGACATCCGCGCCGTGGGCGCAGAGCCGCACTTCTTCGACCGCAACTACGACAACGGCCTGGAGTGGTACAG GGAGCTGATGCCGAAGACCCTGGAGGGCCAGATCACCATGGAGAAAACCCCCAGCTACTTTGTGACCAGGGAGGCTCCGGCCAGGATCTCGGCCATGTCCAGGGACACCAAGCTGATCGTGGTAGTGAGGGACCCCGTCACCCGAGCCATCTCAGACTACACACAGACGCTTTCTAAGAAGCCCGACATTCCCTCTTTCGAGAGCCTCACCTTCAAAAACAGGACTACGGGGCTCATCGACACGTCGTGGAGCGCCATCCAGATCGGCATCTACGCCAAGCACCTGGACAACTGGCTGCAGTACTTCCCCATGGAGCAGATCCTGTTTGTGAGCGGCGAGCGGCTGATCAGCGACCCGGCCGGAGAGCTGGGCCGCGTGCAGGACTTCCTGGGCCTGAAGAGGATCATCACGGACAAACACTTCTACTTCAACCAGACCAAGGGCTTCCCGTGCCTCAAGAAGGCCGAGGGCAGCAGCAAGCCGCACTGCCTGGGGAAAACCAAAGGACGCACCCACCCCAACATCCACCCGGAGGTGGTGCAGAGGCTCCGGGACTTCTACCGGCCCTTCAACATGAAGTTCTACCAGATGACCGGGCAAAACTTTGGTTGGGATTGA